Proteins from one Acetonema longum DSM 6540 genomic window:
- a CDS encoding N-acetylmuramoyl-L-alanine amidase family protein, with amino-acid sequence MKIIIDGQRLPLDVKITRDILTVLKGVARSQNWNLHYDNALETVYLQAKSEAIDVLPQRQPAEEPAVESTRLLGKTICLDPGHGGSDPGATGPSGSYEKDNTLAIALLLRQKLERNGARVIMTRESDQRAGYPDSTPEEDLAARVAIANKSGASIFLSIHNDGFPHPAASGVTTYHYGNPQSVKLATSLQKSLALGLRIKDRGVRFASLYILRYALLPAVSIEAGFISNPEEEILLMSGDGRALAAESIFQGIAGYYGV; translated from the coding sequence ATGAAAATTATAATCGACGGGCAAAGGCTGCCCCTGGATGTGAAAATAACCAGGGACATCCTTACCGTGCTAAAAGGAGTAGCCAGGTCTCAGAACTGGAACCTGCATTACGATAATGCCCTGGAAACGGTGTATTTACAGGCTAAGAGCGAAGCAATCGACGTACTGCCTCAGCGGCAGCCCGCGGAAGAACCTGCCGTGGAAAGCACCCGGCTCCTGGGAAAAACCATCTGTCTGGACCCTGGCCACGGCGGCAGCGATCCCGGAGCGACCGGACCCTCGGGCAGCTATGAAAAAGATAATACCCTGGCTATTGCCCTGCTGTTGCGGCAAAAATTAGAAAGAAACGGCGCCCGAGTCATCATGACCCGGGAATCGGATCAGAGGGCCGGCTATCCTGATTCCACTCCTGAGGAAGATCTGGCAGCCAGGGTGGCCATCGCCAACAAATCCGGCGCATCTATTTTCCTCAGCATCCATAACGACGGCTTCCCCCATCCGGCCGCTTCCGGCGTCACCACCTATCATTATGGCAATCCCCAGTCTGTCAAACTGGCCACCAGCCTGCAAAAAAGCCTGGCTCTCGGCTTACGGATCAAAGACCGGGGAGTCCGTTTTGCCAGTTTATATATTTTGCGTTATGCCCTATTGCCGGCGGTATCAATTGAAGCGGGCTTTATCTCTAATCCGGAGGAAGAAATCCTGCTTATGTCCGGTGACGGCAGAGCATTGGCCGCTGAGTCTATTTTTCAGGGCATTGCCGGTTACTATGGGGTATAA
- a CDS encoding B12-binding domain-containing radical SAM protein encodes MNVLVTALNAQYVHSSLAIRYLKSYCRSAGLEIQTREYTINHELLDILADIYSARPDVVGLACYIWNIEMSLQIACLLKKVLPDAVIVLGGPEVTYGVEEILTDHPYIDYIVRGEGEKLFCRLLLNLPDRDSVKTIEGIACRREDGTVLSGSPGIITDLDTIPFPYSEQDIVQLKDKIIYYESSRGCPFSCQYCLSSATQGVRFFSPERVCKDLERLIAADVKQVKFVDRTFNAGKEHFLPIVRFLARQPGRTNFHFEIAADLLDKEALDAFLEAPAGRFQMEIGVQSTNEPTLAEIRRKNHWDKIVENVGRIREAGTIHLHLDLIVGLPHESLGQFAQSFNAVFSLKPHQLQIGFLKLLKGSGIRANAAKHQYRYMDWAPYEVLANARLSYRDVRQLKILEAAFNYVYNGGRFHYLIDWLIIRRYKGDAFAFFWDLAGFWEAGGLHLLAHSPKNLYKHLRDFCASRFSSDLELCLHILKADALTADQGQIRPDFLPWNLDRYAQERNAFWRDEEVVSRYLPQFTFTNWRELNKRYHIEVFGLNAAAYLLKQPVPEHKSVAVLFSYDSGTICFQAIKPNDFFKGESI; translated from the coding sequence ATGAATGTCCTGGTTACAGCCTTGAATGCGCAGTATGTTCATTCCTCGCTGGCAATCCGGTATTTAAAGTCGTATTGCCGGTCAGCCGGTTTGGAGATACAGACCAGAGAGTATACCATCAATCATGAACTGCTGGATATTCTCGCTGATATCTATAGCGCCCGGCCGGATGTAGTGGGGCTGGCCTGCTATATCTGGAACATCGAAATGTCCCTGCAGATTGCCTGCCTGCTGAAGAAAGTCCTGCCTGATGCTGTTATTGTGCTGGGCGGACCGGAGGTTACTTACGGAGTGGAAGAGATTCTGACGGATCACCCCTATATCGACTACATTGTCCGGGGAGAAGGGGAGAAACTCTTTTGCAGGCTGCTGCTGAATTTGCCTGACAGGGACTCTGTTAAAACCATAGAGGGGATTGCCTGCCGGCGGGAAGACGGGACAGTGCTTTCCGGCTCGCCGGGCATCATAACCGATTTGGATACTATCCCTTTTCCCTACAGTGAACAGGATATAGTACAGCTTAAAGATAAAATCATCTATTACGAATCTTCCCGTGGCTGCCCGTTTTCCTGTCAATACTGCCTGTCCAGCGCCACTCAGGGAGTTCGCTTCTTTTCGCCGGAACGGGTTTGTAAGGATTTGGAACGGTTGATTGCGGCTGATGTTAAGCAGGTCAAGTTTGTGGACCGGACCTTTAACGCCGGTAAGGAGCATTTTCTGCCGATTGTCCGCTTCTTGGCCCGTCAGCCGGGCCGGACTAATTTTCATTTCGAAATTGCCGCCGATCTGCTGGACAAAGAAGCGCTTGATGCCTTTTTGGAGGCCCCGGCCGGCCGGTTTCAGATGGAGATAGGCGTTCAGTCCACCAATGAACCGACTCTGGCGGAGATTCGCCGTAAGAATCATTGGGACAAGATCGTTGAAAATGTGGGACGCATTCGCGAGGCCGGCACGATTCATCTTCATTTGGATTTAATCGTCGGCCTGCCTCATGAGTCCCTCGGCCAATTTGCTCAGTCATTTAATGCCGTCTTTTCGCTTAAACCCCACCAGCTGCAAATTGGTTTTCTTAAACTGTTAAAAGGATCCGGCATCCGCGCCAATGCCGCCAAACATCAGTACCGTTATATGGATTGGGCCCCTTATGAGGTTCTAGCCAATGCCCGGCTGTCCTATCGTGATGTCCGGCAGCTTAAGATACTGGAAGCGGCTTTCAATTATGTCTATAATGGCGGCCGGTTTCACTATCTTATTGACTGGCTGATCATTCGGCGATACAAGGGAGATGCTTTTGCATTTTTCTGGGATCTGGCAGGTTTTTGGGAAGCGGGGGGATTGCATTTGCTGGCCCACAGTCCGAAAAACCTATATAAACATTTACGGGATTTCTGTGCCAGCAGGTTCTCCAGTGACCTGGAACTGTGCCTGCATATTTTGAAAGCCGATGCCCTAACCGCCGACCAGGGGCAAATACGACCGGACTTTCTGCCCTGGAACCTGGATCGGTATGCACAGGAGAGAAATGCTTTTTGGCGCGACGAAGAAGTTGTGAGCCGGTATCTGCCACAGTTTACGTTTACTAATTGGCGGGAATTAAATAAGCGGTATCATATTGAGGTATTCGGACTGAATGCGGCCGCTTATCTTTTAAAACAACCGGTACCTGAGCATAAGTCTGTGGCGGTGCTGTTCTCTTATGATTCCGGCACAATTTGTTTTCAGGCCATAAAACCCAACGACTTTTTTAAGGGAGAGTCAATATGA